GTTGCATGACTTAGAAGCTGTTTGGAATTTATTGAGCGATTGTTTTATGGAACTGTTTGGGCGGGTCATTCTCCTTTCTATTTCGGGTCTATCGGGGCCTGTTTCTGCCTTTTTGTTCCATCATTAATCCTCACATAGCTTACTATGCTCGTCTAATGATGAAACAAAATCATCAGAAACATACTTCCGATATCCTCCGAAATAAATTCCAAACAGCTTCTTAATTGTTCAGCATCATGGGCATGAGTAGGGCAAGCAGCTGTTCGTCCTTCTCGTTTTCTGTGGGTACGATGACGCCCGGGCGCGACGGATCGGCCAGTTCGATGCAGATCTCGGTGGCGTTGATGTTGTTCAACATTTCGATTAGGAACGTCCCCTTAAAGCCAATGTCTAAGTTGGTACCGTCGTATTGGCACTTAACGATCTCCTCGGCCGAGGTGGAGAAGTCGATATCCTGTGCTGAAATGGTGAGCCCGTCCTCCTGACTTAGCTGCAATCGCACAAGTCCGCTGGCGGGATTGGAGGAGAGAGAGATACGCTTGAGAACGTTTAGCAGATAGAGCCTATCGACCGTTACACGATTCGGATTGTCCTTCGGAATCACACTGCTATAGTTGGGATAACGTCCCTCAATCAGGCGGCAAACCATCTCAAAATGGGAGGCCTTGATAGAGGCGGTGTTTTCGTCGAAGCGAATACTCACTTCTTCTGTCTCTTTGGCTAGCAACGTCTTCAGAAGGGTTGCCGATTTTTTCGGTAGCACGAACGACGCATGGGTTCCGCTCCTCGTCGCCAGATTGCTAATCTGCACCAGCTTGTGGCCATCAGAAGCGACGAATGTGACACTGTTCGGCTGGAT
The sequence above is drawn from the Tannerella serpentiformis genome and encodes:
- the dnaN gene encoding DNA polymerase III subunit beta, producing the protein MKFDVSSSALSFHLQAISKVIASKNTVPILDCFFFRLDKERRRLLITASDIETRLETSITALNVEGEGVFAIPAKILLDPLKELPEQPLMFDVNDNNLSTVMLYENGKYEFVAQRGDTYPQQKEMKSDAATFSIEAPVLLNGVSRTLFATAEDELRPVMNGVFLDIQPNSVTFVASDGHKLVQISNLATRSGTHASFVLPKKSATLLKTLLAKETEEVSIRFDENTASIKASHFEMVCRLIEGRYPNYSSVIPKDNPNRVTVDRLYLLNVLKRISLSSNPASGLVRLQLSQEDGLTISAQDIDFSTSAEEIVKCQYDGTNLDIGFKGTFLIEMLNNINATEICIELADPSRPGVIVPTENEKDEQLLALLMPMMLNN